A window of Candidatus Afararchaeum irisae genomic DNA:
ACGGGAAGACGTGAGTCTCAGATCGGCTTCCGGTAGGCTACTGTAGTACGCGGCTTATCGGTATTCTTTTATCCCATACGGCTCTATCTGTTAACGCAAGTGGCCGGGATGGGGTAGTGGTTATCCTTTGGCCCTGTGGAGGCCAAGACCCGGGTTCAATTCTCGGTCCCGGCCCTTTGATTTGTGAAGTCGAATACTACTCCTGTGGGTTCTGGGTACTGATACCCTGAGCCTCGGCTACTCTGTTCAGCTCTCTGTCCGCGGATACGAACCATAGGTCTTCTCGATTCACTGTCAGTGCTGCAGAGAGCTGTAGACTATCGAGTGTTCTGAGATCCTCTGTAAGAATTAGACTAAACGAATACTCTGTAAGAGACTCTTCGAGAGGTAATATGAGGAAGTTTTCGAGAGCTTCCTCGAAAAAGGCAGAGAGTAGTTGATTCATT
This region includes:
- a CDS encoding type II toxin-antitoxin system VapC family toxin, with amino-acid sequence MNQLLSAFFEEALENFLILPLEESLTEYSFSLILTEDLRTLDSLQLSAALTVNREDLWFVSADRELNRVAEAQGISTQNPQE